The proteins below are encoded in one region of Sminthopsis crassicaudata isolate SCR6 chromosome 1, ASM4859323v1, whole genome shotgun sequence:
- the NUDT12 gene encoding LOW QUALITY PROTEIN: NAD-capped RNA hydrolase NUDT12 (The sequence of the model RefSeq protein was modified relative to this genomic sequence to represent the inferred CDS: inserted 1 base in 1 codon), translating into MTEDKERMATFKRNLRQELISQFHSLAAEGNITKLSIILNQYPFLINEISENGWTALMYAARNGHPHVVQFLLEKGCDRSIVNRSNQTALDIAKFWGYKHVSTLLSKAMGVPKPFYLLKKVEEYENYFSRTLLDRKSEKRTNLKWLSAKQSHPDTVYILFSDLSPLVTLTGQQPEVRLCRLNYLHVKDYLTNSDNFILIFLGVELGIKKEFINIMIREDTKDEDEDGLVAWFALGINAICAEQFKQRHEDCYFLHPPMPALLQLKEKEAGVVAQARSVLAWHSRYKFCPTCGSATKIEEGGYKRVCLKEDCPSLQGVHNTSYPRVDPVVIMQVVHPDGNKCLLGRQKRFPPGMFTCLAGFVEPGETIEDAVRREVEEESGVKVGNVQYISCQPWPMPSSLMIGCLAVAMSTEIKVDKNEIDDARWXTKEQVIDVLTKGNQQSFFVPPSRAIAHQLIKHWIGMNSNL; encoded by the exons ATGACTGAAGACAAA gagagaaTGGCTACTTTTAAGAGAAATCTCAGACAAGAATTGATTTCCCAGTTTCACTCATTAGCTGCTGAAGGAAACATCACCAAGTTATCAATAATTCTCAATCAATATCCATTTCTTATAAATGAAATTTCTGAAAATGGTTGGACTGCCCTAATGTATGCTGCAAGAAATGGGCATCCACACGTTGTTCAATTTCTGCTGGAAAAGGG GTGTGACAGGTCTATTGTTAATAGATCAAACCAGACTGCACTGGATATTGCTAAGTTCTGGGGCTATAAGCATGTATCTACCTTACTGTCTAAAGCCATGGGTGTACCGAAACCATTTTACCTGCTCAAAAAGGTGGaagaatatgaaaattattttagcagGACACTTCTAGACAGGAAGAgtgagaaaagaacaaatttgaaGTGGCTGTCAGCTAAACAAAGCCATCCAGACACAGTCTATATCCTTTTCTCTGACTTAAGTCCATTGGTTACATTGACTGGCCAACAGCCAGAAGTGAGGCTTTGTCGCTTGAATTATCTACATGTAAAAGATTATTTAACCAATTCTGATAATTTTATCCTAATTTTTCTTGGGGTAGAACTtggaattaaaaaagaatttattaacatTATGATTAGAGAAGATACAaaagatgaggatgaggatgggTTGGTTGCTTGGTTTGCCCTTGGTATTAATGCCATCTGTGCTGAGCAGTTTAAACAAAGACACGAAGACTGTTACTTTCTTCATCCTCCAATGCCGGCTCTCCTAcagttgaaagaaaaagaagctg ggGTAGTAGCTCAAGCAAGATCTGTTCTTGCCTGGCATAGCCGTTATAAGTTTTGTCCAACATGTGGAAGTGCAACTAAAATTGAAGAAGGTGGCTATAAAAGAGTATGTTTAAAAGAAGACTGTCCCagccttcaaggagttcacaacaCATCCTACCCAAGAGTTG ATCCAGTAGTAATCATGCAAGTTGTACATCCTGATGGGAACAAGTGCCTTTTAGGAAGACAGAAAAGATTTCCTCCTGGCATGTTTACATGTCTTGCTGGATTCGTCGAACCTG GTGAGACAATAGAAGATGCTGTTCGAagagaagtggaagaggaaagTGGAGTCAAAGTTGGCAATGTTCAGTATATCTCTTGTCAGCCTTGGCCAATGCCCTCCTCTTTAATGATTGGTTGCTTGGCTGTTGCTATGTCTACAGAAATTAAAGTTGACAAGAATGAAATAGATGATGCTCGCT TCACTAAAGAACAG gtTATTGATGTTCTTACCAAAGGAAACCAACAATCTTTCTTTGTGCCACCAAGCAGAGCTATTGCACACCAGCTAATCAAACACTGGATTGGAATGAATTCTAATCTTTAA